A portion of the Segatella copri DSM 18205 genome contains these proteins:
- a CDS encoding RagB/SusD family nutrient uptake outer membrane protein, with amino-acid sequence MKNKNIFKALLISGLLLGTTTSCSDFLDQQSPSEHTPDAVATSPYYTSLVLNKAYGELTEEGIYGQLMGITLGTNSDIELIDGQDASATSQTNSERGACNFNMVAGSWSKIQTTWDKLYEGIEYSNNVIELVNNFDTQSGNETKSNIKLMHRYRAEAITVRALLYFNLVRNFGDVPMKLEGTKTDLSNIYVGKTDRDEIMDSMIVELERAIPDLCWVGENSYTTERITKGYAHGLLAQIALQRAGWAIRESQKDGYETATENSDPTYPTQRPGAAERTKYYLLAQTHLNEIISKGIHQLNPSYENEWYLINQNKLDDKYYENLFEVALGVNRSGELGYTIGVRINGSSSRYGKKGNSSGKVKMTAPLFWSYDHKDQRRDITCVPYTLKETDGVMKESFDKNSPFGIYCGKWDIRKMSEEWRQAALGSTEKVCTGINFITLRYSQVLLMYAEVMNELNGNPDATTGGVNGLSARDALGLVHERAFADANKADAKAYVAGISSDKDAFFNAIVDENAWEFAGECVRKYELERWNLLSKKIDQFKADYEAQINEYPAKLYYKTIKTATDVKIDMNSVCWYEAPENTADYEYVTWWGAEVTDKDQKNLKGKLPFISSYLNTTVKNRYLFPIATSSIADSQGKLSNSYGY; translated from the coding sequence ATGAAGAATAAGAATATTTTTAAAGCATTATTGATAAGCGGATTGTTGCTCGGTACAACAACATCATGCAGTGACTTCCTCGACCAGCAGTCACCCTCGGAGCACACTCCTGATGCGGTAGCAACTTCACCATACTATACAAGTCTTGTTTTGAACAAGGCATACGGTGAACTGACAGAAGAGGGTATCTACGGACAGTTGATGGGTATCACCCTCGGTACCAACTCAGATATTGAGCTGATAGATGGTCAGGACGCATCTGCCACTTCACAGACCAACAGTGAGCGTGGTGCCTGCAACTTCAACATGGTAGCTGGTAGCTGGTCTAAGATTCAGACCACCTGGGACAAGCTTTACGAGGGTATCGAATACAGCAACAATGTAATCGAGCTCGTAAACAACTTCGACACACAGAGTGGCAATGAAACCAAGAGCAACATCAAACTGATGCATCGCTACCGTGCTGAGGCTATCACAGTAAGAGCACTCCTCTACTTCAACCTGGTAAGAAACTTCGGTGACGTGCCAATGAAGTTGGAAGGAACTAAGACAGACTTGAGCAACATCTACGTAGGCAAGACCGACCGTGATGAAATCATGGACAGCATGATCGTAGAGTTGGAGCGAGCTATCCCAGACCTTTGCTGGGTAGGCGAGAACTCATATACCACAGAGCGCATCACCAAGGGCTATGCTCATGGCTTGCTCGCACAGATTGCCTTGCAGCGTGCTGGATGGGCTATCCGCGAAAGTCAGAAAGACGGATATGAGACTGCTACAGAGAACAGCGACCCAACCTATCCTACACAGCGTCCAGGTGCAGCTGAGCGTACCAAGTATTATCTGTTGGCACAGACTCATCTCAATGAAATCATCAGCAAGGGTATTCACCAGTTGAACCCAAGCTATGAGAACGAGTGGTATCTCATCAACCAGAACAAACTTGATGACAAGTACTACGAGAACCTCTTTGAGGTAGCACTGGGTGTTAACAGAAGTGGTGAGTTAGGCTACACCATCGGTGTCCGCATCAATGGATCTTCTTCACGCTATGGTAAGAAGGGTAACTCATCAGGTAAGGTTAAGATGACAGCTCCTCTCTTCTGGTCATACGACCACAAGGACCAGCGTCGTGACATCACCTGTGTTCCTTACACCCTGAAAGAGACTGATGGCGTAATGAAAGAGTCATTCGACAAGAACTCACCATTCGGTATCTACTGCGGTAAGTGGGATATCCGTAAGATGAGCGAGGAATGGCGCCAGGCTGCCTTGGGAAGTACAGAAAAGGTATGTACAGGTATCAACTTCATTACCCTGCGCTACTCACAGGTTCTCCTGATGTATGCAGAAGTAATGAATGAGCTTAACGGCAATCCTGACGCGACTACAGGCGGCGTAAACGGATTGAGTGCCCGCGACGCTCTAGGCTTGGTACATGAGCGTGCATTCGCTGATGCCAACAAGGCTGATGCCAAGGCATACGTAGCTGGCATTTCTTCTGACAAGGATGCATTTTTCAATGCCATCGTTGACGAGAATGCCTGGGAGTTTGCAGGTGAGTGTGTACGTAAATATGAGTTGGAGCGCTGGAACCTCCTGAGCAAGAAGATAGACCAGTTTAAGGCAGACTATGAGGCTCAGATTAATGAGTATCCTGCCAAACTCTATTACAAGACCATCAAGACTGCTACAGATGTAAAGATTGATATGAATTCTGTATGCTGGTATGAGGCTCCTGAAAATACTGCCGATTACGAGTATGTAACCTGGTGGGGCGCTGAGGTAACCGATAAAGACCAGAAGAATCTGAAAGGCAAACTGCCATTCATCAGTTCATATCTCAATACAACTGTAAAGAATCGCTACCTCTTCCCTATTGCGACATCAAGTATCGCCGATTCACAGGGCAAGTTGAGTAATTCTTATGGTTATTAA
- a CDS encoding DUF5123 domain-containing protein, whose product MNLSKINKSAISGAFMLLGFASLTSCTDDNDWSVDASYDRLFHSIELSVTPLDDRAEVSFKKMPNTDYYIVEYSTDSLYNDIPMGGTEHSVVDSSFVDTPDSIYNLDGNTEYYIRIKGRSLDGKSSNWRYLDKFKFKTKAEQIITGVDVTSSTATVSFIAGKTIDAVYYYKSSEDSTKVDFTAEAVAAGKLTITGLKANSSYKVKLWNKENLRGTYSFKTTEAYPEGFDVMTLAEGEDLGTILKEATSDKVVIVMPKNATYQMTSSDTGEQKGLIIPANIKSIYFWGESGAVSIWKVKEIKIEGEKDLIRFYNLNLENKDNSADYILNLNTNDNIGSIQFDKCNIKNTRGIIRLQKGIKPTIGSINFNNCLINKIGSYGVLAAGKDAPEAQLETVNLTNSTIANLSAGPMIAVANSMTKVNVDHCTLYDAVVGGKYLIDTNKNNNIVPNFSNTLIGQSAALADATATSYKNAPFVDVYYTKEYTWKSKLHIGDPVDISSADLWVSPSTGDFTIKDKYQSKYGNFGDPRWIVQ is encoded by the coding sequence ATGAATTTATCTAAAATAAATAAAAGCGCAATCTCCGGAGCATTCATGCTCCTGGGATTTGCCTCATTGACATCTTGTACCGATGACAATGACTGGAGTGTTGACGCTAGCTACGACCGCTTGTTCCACTCTATCGAACTTTCGGTTACTCCTCTGGACGACCGTGCTGAGGTGAGCTTCAAGAAGATGCCAAACACTGACTATTACATCGTTGAGTACAGTACAGACTCTCTCTACAACGATATTCCTATGGGCGGCACCGAACATAGCGTTGTTGACTCTTCATTTGTAGATACTCCTGACAGCATCTACAATCTGGATGGAAACACAGAGTACTACATCCGTATAAAGGGCCGCAGTTTAGACGGAAAGTCTTCTAACTGGAGATACTTGGATAAGTTTAAGTTCAAAACCAAGGCTGAACAGATTATCACAGGTGTTGATGTAACATCAAGCACTGCTACCGTAAGCTTCATTGCAGGCAAGACCATCGATGCTGTTTACTATTACAAGAGTTCAGAAGATTCTACCAAAGTTGACTTCACTGCCGAGGCCGTAGCAGCAGGTAAGCTGACTATCACTGGCTTGAAGGCTAACTCTTCATACAAGGTGAAGTTGTGGAACAAGGAGAACCTGAGAGGAACTTACTCTTTCAAGACTACAGAAGCTTACCCTGAAGGCTTTGATGTCATGACTCTTGCCGAGGGCGAGGATCTGGGTACCATCTTGAAGGAAGCAACATCAGACAAGGTTGTCATTGTAATGCCTAAGAATGCAACTTACCAGATGACAAGTTCTGATACTGGCGAACAGAAGGGACTCATCATCCCTGCCAACATCAAGAGCATATACTTCTGGGGAGAATCTGGCGCCGTTTCTATATGGAAGGTAAAGGAAATCAAGATTGAGGGCGAGAAAGATCTCATCCGTTTCTACAACCTCAACTTGGAGAATAAGGACAACAGCGCAGACTACATCCTCAACTTGAACACGAACGATAACATCGGTTCTATTCAGTTCGACAAGTGTAATATCAAAAATACCCGTGGTATCATCCGTCTGCAGAAGGGAATAAAACCTACCATCGGTAGCATCAACTTCAACAACTGCTTAATCAATAAGATTGGTTCTTATGGTGTGTTGGCAGCAGGTAAAGATGCTCCAGAGGCACAGTTGGAAACAGTAAACCTCACCAACTCTACCATCGCTAATCTCTCTGCAGGTCCTATGATTGCTGTAGCCAACAGCATGACAAAGGTAAATGTAGATCACTGTACATTGTATGACGCAGTTGTGGGCGGCAAGTATCTCATCGATACCAACAAGAACAACAATATTGTTCCTAACTTTAGCAACACCCTCATCGGTCAGAGTGCAGCGTTGGCAGATGCAACAGCAACAAGTTACAAGAACGCTCCATTCGTTGATGTATATTATACCAAAGAATACACTTGGAAGTCAAAGTTGCATATTGGAGATCCTGTAGATATTTCATCTGCAGATCTTTGGGTATCACCTTCAACAGGTGATTTCACCATCAAAGACAAATACCAGAGTAAGTATGGTAATTTCGGTGACCCACGTTGGATTGTACAGTAA
- a CDS encoding SusC/RagA family TonB-linked outer membrane protein, whose product MSGNFRKKKIALAGALMFVVTSVSAQTVKGVVTDNTGEPIIGASVMEVGVAGNGGVTDIDGNFTVNLKGKSKKLKISYIGMKAKEVSVAGKESIDVKLEDDNTTLNDVVVIGYGTMKKKDLTGSVASIGSKELADIPVSSVGEAMTGKLAGVNITTTEGSPDADIKIRVRGGGSLSQDNSPLYIVDGFPVSSISDIAPSEIETIDVLKDASSTAIYGARGANGVIIVTTKSGKEGKTQVSFGASLGFKKMAKETKVMDPYNYALYQYEVGNTEYGDYDDMEIWKSVKGNNWQDDLFGRTGLQQIYNVAVNGGTKETKYNISYARTDDKSIMKASDYTKDNINAKLNSKLNKWLTLDFNARLAYTKINGLGSGADTNESNASNSIVAKTVTFRPVDPLFISGDDDDESSNSTEASPTQRMDDTYKQQRRFRQNYNAGLNWKPFKGITFRSEFGYSWSYEKTNQAWGTYASRNSKFGYSGQPQTQIIRKDNKNWRNANTLTYDTKNALLRGDKLNVLVGQEWSSSQDESYTSTTVAFPITFSVKEALANQAAGTALPNVNTIGRKDNLLSYFGRINYSYAEKYLFTATLRADASSKFAAGNRWGYFPSAAFAWRVSEEEFMKSTASWLSNLKFRLSYGTAGNNRIKSGLIDATYSLSDATAKLPFFDGNFSTMLEHKTLSNPNLKWETTITRDLGLDFGFFNSRINGTLDFYWNTTKDLLMQTNIPSISGYAYQYQNFGQTSNKGFEFTINADIINKKDFTFSFTGNISYNRNKIDKLNSQAEFQEYKWAGSLCNDNQNFRIVEGGRLGEVWGYKMNGFYTVYNPETGTGDLKWNGNAWELADASIANTVGTIGGTLAPGSIKLEADENGKAIKQRLGNTIAPWTGGFGFNATFHGFDASVFCNYSFGNKIVNGTKLASSFYQGSRKGYNLNNDFINRYTCVDPATGVNLTKPSSTVIAQYGSIENIYNTLNAINANASIFNPCITGTMAITDYAVEDGSFLRLQTLTLGYTLPKNLIKKVYLSNVRFYATAYNLLTITGYSGSDPETDTSSKKNPMCPGIDYAAYPKSRSFVFGVNVSF is encoded by the coding sequence ATGTCTGGTAATTTTAGAAAAAAGAAAATTGCTTTGGCGGGCGCACTGATGTTCGTAGTAACAAGTGTATCTGCACAAACAGTAAAAGGCGTTGTTACTGACAATACGGGCGAGCCAATCATCGGCGCATCTGTCATGGAGGTAGGTGTAGCTGGCAATGGTGGCGTGACCGACATTGACGGTAACTTCACAGTAAACTTAAAAGGCAAGAGCAAGAAACTGAAGATTTCATACATTGGTATGAAAGCTAAGGAAGTAAGCGTTGCAGGTAAAGAATCAATCGATGTAAAGCTTGAGGATGACAACACCACCCTCAACGATGTCGTAGTAATCGGTTATGGTACGATGAAGAAGAAGGACCTTACCGGTTCTGTGGCTTCCATCGGTTCCAAGGAGCTTGCTGACATCCCTGTCTCAAGCGTGGGCGAGGCCATGACTGGTAAGCTTGCCGGTGTAAACATCACAACTACAGAAGGTTCGCCTGATGCAGACATCAAGATCCGCGTGCGCGGTGGTGGTTCTCTTTCGCAGGACAACTCACCTCTCTACATCGTTGACGGCTTCCCTGTAAGTTCTATCAGCGATATCGCTCCAAGCGAAATCGAGACTATCGACGTGTTGAAGGATGCCTCTTCAACAGCTATCTATGGTGCCCGTGGTGCCAATGGTGTTATCATCGTTACTACCAAGAGTGGTAAGGAGGGTAAGACCCAGGTAAGCTTTGGTGCATCTTTAGGTTTCAAGAAGATGGCCAAGGAGACCAAGGTTATGGATCCTTACAACTACGCTCTCTATCAGTATGAAGTAGGTAACACTGAGTATGGTGACTACGATGATATGGAGATCTGGAAGTCTGTAAAGGGTAACAACTGGCAGGACGACCTCTTCGGCCGCACTGGCTTGCAGCAGATTTACAACGTAGCTGTAAACGGTGGTACCAAGGAGACCAAGTACAACATCAGCTATGCCCGCACTGATGACAAGAGCATCATGAAGGCTTCTGACTATACCAAGGACAACATCAACGCTAAGCTCAACAGCAAGTTGAACAAGTGGTTGACATTGGACTTCAATGCCCGCTTGGCTTATACCAAGATTAACGGTTTGGGTTCAGGTGCTGATACCAACGAGAGCAACGCCTCTAACTCTATCGTAGCCAAGACTGTTACATTCCGCCCAGTAGATCCTTTGTTCATCAGCGGCGATGACGATGATGAAAGCTCAAACAGCACAGAGGCTAGTCCTACACAGCGTATGGACGATACCTACAAGCAGCAGCGCCGTTTCCGTCAGAACTACAATGCCGGCTTGAACTGGAAGCCATTCAAGGGCATCACCTTCCGTTCTGAATTCGGTTATTCATGGAGCTACGAGAAGACAAACCAGGCTTGGGGTACATACGCTTCACGCAACTCTAAGTTCGGTTATTCAGGTCAGCCACAGACACAGATTATCCGCAAGGACAACAAGAACTGGCGTAATGCCAATACCTTGACATACGATACAAAGAACGCCCTCCTGAGAGGTGATAAACTCAATGTACTCGTAGGTCAGGAGTGGTCGTCATCACAGGATGAGAGCTACACATCTACAACCGTAGCCTTCCCTATCACCTTCAGTGTCAAGGAAGCTTTGGCTAACCAGGCTGCCGGTACAGCTCTCCCTAACGTTAACACCATCGGCCGTAAGGACAACCTCTTGTCTTACTTCGGCCGTATCAACTATTCTTACGCTGAGAAATATCTCTTCACAGCTACTCTCCGTGCCGATGCATCTTCTAAGTTTGCTGCAGGCAACCGTTGGGGTTACTTCCCTTCAGCAGCTTTCGCATGGCGTGTAAGCGAGGAGGAGTTCATGAAGAGTACAGCCAGCTGGTTGTCAAACTTGAAGTTCCGTCTCTCTTACGGTACTGCAGGAAACAACCGTATCAAGAGCGGTTTGATTGATGCAACCTATTCATTGTCTGATGCAACAGCAAAGTTGCCATTCTTCGATGGCAATTTCTCTACTATGCTGGAGCACAAGACTTTATCTAATCCAAACTTGAAGTGGGAGACAACCATCACCCGTGACCTCGGTCTCGACTTCGGCTTCTTCAACAGCCGTATCAATGGTACCCTTGACTTCTACTGGAATACAACCAAGGACTTGCTGATGCAGACCAATATCCCATCTATTTCGGGATATGCTTATCAGTATCAGAACTTCGGTCAGACATCCAACAAGGGTTTCGAGTTCACCATCAATGCTGACATCATCAACAAGAAGGACTTCACATTCAGTTTCACTGGCAACATCTCTTACAACCGCAACAAAATTGACAAGCTGAACAGCCAGGCTGAATTCCAAGAGTATAAGTGGGCAGGTTCTCTCTGCAATGACAACCAGAACTTCCGAATCGTAGAAGGTGGCCGACTCGGCGAGGTTTGGGGTTACAAGATGAACGGTTTCTATACTGTTTACAACCCAGAGACAGGTACAGGCGACTTGAAGTGGAATGGTAATGCATGGGAGTTGGCAGATGCCAGCATCGCAAATACCGTAGGTACCATCGGTGGAACATTGGCTCCAGGTTCCATCAAGTTGGAGGCAGACGAGAACGGCAAGGCTATCAAGCAGCGCTTGGGTAACACCATCGCACCTTGGACAGGTGGTTTCGGTTTCAACGCAACCTTCCATGGCTTCGATGCATCTGTATTCTGCAACTACTCATTCGGCAACAAGATTGTGAATGGTACCAAGCTGGCATCTAGCTTCTACCAGGGTTCTCGCAAGGGCTATAACCTGAACAACGACTTCATCAACCGCTATACATGCGTTGATCCAGCCACAGGTGTCAATCTGACAAAGCCTTCTTCAACTGTCATTGCTCAGTATGGTAGTATCGAGAACATCTATAACACCCTGAATGCAATCAATGCTAACGCAAGTATATTCAATCCTTGTATAACAGGTACAATGGCTATCACAGACTATGCTGTAGAGGATGGTTCGTTCCTCCGTTTGCAGACATTGACATTGGGCTACACCTTGCCAAAGAACCTTATCAAGAAGGTATATTTGAGCAATGTACGTTTCTATGCAACAGCCTACAACCTGTTAACCATCACAGGCTATTCAGGCTCTGATCCAGAGACAGATACAAGTTCTAAGAAGAATCCAATGTGCCCAGGTATCGACTATGCAGCTTATCCAAAGAGCCGCTCATTCGTATTTGGTGTGAACGTTTCATTCTAA
- a CDS encoding Ig-like domain-containing protein, protein MKKNLLRFGLSLIALFVMVVANAQTYQNEEASVSWPFNDDNYATQYTKSPENGFSLVSVNTGDLKYSLKTTKDKDGNMMAMAGFGPVGTTKAVEWTVKPSKGLTFTPTSISTYVKRFGTDAENGVTVTAKLSDGTSVDLGNFTALRDNKTTETDKFSKNENLTDHIVIQLTADQQAKLTSAEGFTLSCTVGVGAAKQQGFADVHINGLLNGTIQQVEQYTLSAVVSTVGAGTVKVSPAGTVFDAETPITVTATKNFGYKFVNWTDANNKVVSTDEEYTFSISANTALKANFEKINTYALDYKVEGGANDYMVSATPAPTVVNGKNMYEEGTEVTLTASSNDILTFTNWNDGETGAERKIKMNVDQSYTAAYSAKDFIAGWDFYKSAREGRTADFAAEDNDVDQLILRDADGNTYAWLDKSNSAGGYEGKNAAVNWTSKKTKALGETYWQTKVNATAFTDIKVKSSMLYNYNAYETYNVEYSLNGTDWTKVGAIKMPGTKAWTDGEFTLPADANNKSEVYIRWIADKTSSIKGATGDNDGIAITNIYITGTAQLVNDGKAPVLVSTIPTEGATNASANGKIVLTFDEKVKLTDNAAATLGTAKIEGTVSGKTITFAYKGLNYATAYTFKLAAGSVADLTDNATDQAIVLNFTTKTKPAVTKALYDFIVPTDGDFKAALDAAAKRTDTSKRFRIFIKQGDYKIPADEKSKVTGSDGKSYANPTTYMNTPNVSIIGEGMDNTSLTNTVPNSGQSANVLEGIGKGDVLCLQKGATNTYFQDLKMYSSMGDAKGRDIVLNDQSNKTICKNVNLWAYQDTYVSNNQNGKFYFEDGILRGRTDYLCGKGDVYYNNVELWICEKGGYLAVPSQPKKYGYIFKDCTIKDATAAKDLNGNYTLGRPWGKGTPIALYIDTKMEAIPSAAGWNEMSGGYPKRFAEYNSYTSTGSVVDLKDRKKVYDAYDSKDGDNYVNRRNETAGDPILAAEEAATYTIETVMGQDDDWDPTAATEQASAPSNVKLNGTTLAWDNNDYALLWAVCKNGKVVDFTIKPTYLVDDASATWSVRAANEMGGLSEATAAVLGTGIHNIASATDAAVIKTAIYAADGTQLSNLQKGINIVVKTLADGSKKTSKVIVK, encoded by the coding sequence ATGAAAAAGAATCTACTCAGATTTGGGCTCTCACTCATTGCCCTGTTTGTTATGGTAGTGGCAAATGCGCAAACCTACCAGAACGAAGAAGCTAGCGTTTCATGGCCGTTTAATGACGACAACTACGCTACGCAGTACACTAAATCACCAGAAAATGGTTTCAGTCTGGTTTCCGTAAACACCGGTGACTTGAAGTATTCTCTCAAGACTACAAAAGACAAAGACGGAAACATGATGGCCATGGCTGGTTTCGGTCCTGTTGGTACAACAAAAGCCGTAGAATGGACCGTTAAACCTAGCAAGGGACTTACATTTACCCCAACCTCTATCAGTACCTACGTAAAACGATTCGGTACAGATGCAGAAAATGGAGTAACCGTAACCGCCAAACTCAGCGACGGAACTTCTGTAGACTTGGGTAATTTCACTGCATTAAGAGATAACAAGACAACAGAGACTGACAAGTTTTCGAAAAATGAAAACCTGACCGACCACATCGTCATCCAGCTCACTGCCGACCAGCAAGCCAAACTGACATCAGCTGAAGGCTTCACGCTGAGTTGCACCGTCGGCGTTGGCGCTGCTAAGCAGCAAGGCTTTGCCGATGTACACATCAACGGTCTCTTGAACGGAACCATTCAACAGGTAGAACAGTATACACTGTCAGCTGTTGTATCAACTGTAGGAGCAGGAACCGTCAAGGTATCTCCTGCAGGAACAGTATTTGATGCAGAAACACCAATCACCGTAACTGCAACAAAGAATTTCGGCTACAAGTTTGTCAACTGGACAGATGCCAATAATAAGGTAGTATCTACAGATGAAGAATATACCTTCTCTATCTCTGCCAACACAGCATTGAAGGCAAACTTTGAAAAGATAAACACCTACGCTTTGGATTACAAGGTAGAAGGTGGTGCCAACGATTATATGGTAAGCGCAACTCCTGCCCCAACCGTTGTTAACGGAAAGAATATGTATGAAGAGGGAACAGAAGTAACCCTCACAGCCAGCAGCAACGACATCCTCACCTTTACCAACTGGAATGATGGTGAAACAGGAGCAGAACGCAAAATAAAGATGAATGTCGACCAATCATACACTGCTGCATATTCTGCAAAAGACTTCATCGCAGGCTGGGACTTCTATAAGTCAGCAAGAGAAGGTCGTACAGCAGACTTCGCTGCAGAAGACAACGATGTAGACCAGCTCATCCTGCGCGATGCAGACGGAAATACATACGCATGGCTCGACAAGAGCAACAGTGCTGGCGGCTACGAAGGAAAGAATGCAGCTGTAAACTGGACCTCCAAGAAAACCAAGGCACTGGGCGAAACCTATTGGCAGACCAAGGTCAACGCAACAGCCTTCACCGATATCAAGGTAAAGAGCAGTATGCTCTACAATTATAATGCATACGAAACATATAATGTGGAATACTCTCTCAACGGCACCGACTGGACCAAGGTAGGCGCCATCAAGATGCCAGGAACCAAAGCCTGGACCGATGGCGAGTTCACTCTCCCAGCCGATGCAAACAACAAATCAGAAGTATACATCCGCTGGATTGCCGACAAGACTTCTTCCATCAAGGGAGCAACAGGCGACAACGACGGAATCGCTATCACAAATATCTACATCACAGGTACTGCCCAGCTCGTAAACGACGGCAAGGCCCCTGTACTCGTAAGCACCATACCAACAGAAGGCGCAACCAACGCATCTGCCAACGGCAAGATTGTACTGACTTTTGATGAGAAGGTAAAACTCACCGACAACGCTGCAGCCACTCTCGGAACAGCAAAGATAGAAGGAACTGTATCAGGCAAGACCATCACCTTCGCATACAAAGGCTTGAACTACGCTACGGCTTATACCTTCAAACTCGCTGCAGGTTCGGTAGCCGACCTGACAGACAATGCCACAGACCAGGCAATCGTTCTGAACTTCACTACCAAGACCAAGCCAGCTGTAACCAAAGCACTCTACGACTTCATCGTACCAACCGACGGCGACTTCAAGGCAGCACTTGATGCAGCAGCTAAGCGTACAGATACTAGCAAGCGTTTCCGCATCTTCATCAAGCAGGGCGACTACAAGATTCCTGCTGACGAGAAGAGTAAGGTAACAGGTAGCGACGGCAAGAGTTATGCTAACCCAACCACCTATATGAATACGCCAAACGTATCAATCATTGGTGAAGGCATGGACAACACCTCACTGACCAACACCGTTCCAAACTCAGGCCAATCAGCCAACGTATTGGAAGGTATCGGCAAGGGTGACGTACTCTGCTTGCAGAAGGGAGCAACAAACACCTATTTCCAGGATCTGAAGATGTACAGCAGTATGGGTGATGCCAAAGGTCGCGACATCGTACTCAACGACCAGAGCAACAAGACCATCTGTAAGAACGTAAACCTCTGGGCTTACCAGGACACCTACGTATCAAACAACCAGAACGGTAAATTCTACTTCGAAGACGGAATCCTTCGTGGTCGTACCGACTACCTCTGCGGTAAGGGTGATGTATATTATAATAATGTAGAACTCTGGATCTGTGAAAAGGGAGGCTATCTCGCAGTTCCTTCTCAGCCTAAGAAGTATGGCTACATCTTCAAAGACTGTACTATCAAGGATGCTACTGCGGCAAAAGACCTAAACGGCAACTACACCTTGGGACGTCCATGGGGCAAAGGCACACCTATTGCACTCTACATCGACACCAAGATGGAAGCTATCCCATCAGCAGCAGGATGGAACGAGATGAGTGGCGGTTACCCTAAGCGTTTCGCTGAATACAACTCATACACATCAACAGGTAGCGTAGTAGACCTCAAGGACAGAAAGAAAGTTTACGATGCCTACGATTCAAAGGATGGTGACAATTATGTAAACCGTCGTAATGAAACAGCAGGAGACCCTATCCTCGCAGCAGAGGAAGCTGCAACCTACACCATTGAAACAGTAATGGGTCAGGATGATGACTGGGATCCAACTGCAGCTACCGAGCAGGCATCAGCACCTAGCAACGTTAAGCTGAACGGTACAACCCTCGCTTGGGACAACAACGACTACGCTCTTCTATGGGCAGTATGCAAGAACGGCAAGGTAGTTGACTTCACCATCAAACCAACCTACCTCGTAGATGATGCTTCAGCAACATGGAGTGTTCGTGCAGCCAACGAGATGGGCGGACTGAGCGAAGCAACAGCAGCAGTCCTGGGCACCGGCATCCACAACATCGCCTCAGCTACAGATGCAGCAGTCATCAAGACCGCCATCTATGCAGCCGACGGCACACAGCTCTCAAATCTTCAGAAGGGTATCAACATCGTAGTTAAGACCCTGGCAGATGGCAGCAAGAAGACAAGCAAGGTCATCGTAAAGTAA